Proteins from one Fragaria vesca subsp. vesca linkage group LG6, FraVesHawaii_1.0, whole genome shotgun sequence genomic window:
- the LOC101298921 gene encoding uncharacterized protein LOC101298921, whose translation MARPFRHAHSVLNMEFEAYRAGLRLGIHQGWSDIDIESDSILLIVALERKEKDMFEVGHILGDCKDYLRVFQSIRIQANGVADRLAHLVSLGAFDDVWLEETPVIIQDVLYEDISHLLIDDIAKVSKQFSGWKKKQKMSQEQELNVYSSSGSPTIEDSNPCPICLAPIFQISYLDKCFHKFCYKCILQWTKVVASKQSDPSSSIKCPLCKTDNFSIIHGYDGCSFQKHYINQDSRDSFVLSSAHKYRLQCYYTEPGFLDDIFDVSQYWKSCKYLQPNCWLQSWLRREIQALMQEEDVEIIMHHVLGVIKSVMSHKQKGQTKTFEAKQREFQETISDAARPFLTTRTDRFVNEVELFLASGLNIEAYDAVCMQRLGWSARGVTSETAVEGELAEHRPVIPFLHIFEDFDSSD comes from the exons ATGGCAAGACCTTTCAGGCATGCTCACTCCGTGTTGAATATGGAGTTTGAGGCGTACAGGGCCGGTCTACGACTTGGTATTCACCAAGGTTGGTCAGATATTGATATTGAGAGTGATTCTATCCTACTTATCGTTGCTCTTGAGAGGAAGGAAAAGGACATGTTTGAGGTGGGTCATATTCTGGGTGATTGTAAAGATTATTTGAGAGTCTTTCAATCAATTAGAATCCAAGCAAATGGTGTAGCAGATAGATTAGCGCACCTTGTTAGTTTGGGAGCATTTGATGATGTTTGGTTAGAGGAGACTCCTGTTATTATTCAGGATGTTCTCTACGAGGATATTAGTCATTTACTTATT GACGACATTGCAAAGGTATCAAAACAGTTTTCTGGCTGGAAAAAGAAACAGAAGATGTCGCAGGAGCAAGAGTTGAATGTGTACAGCTCTTCTGGTTCTCCAACAATCGAGGATTCGAATCCTTGTCCCATCTGCCTCGCACCCATCTTTCAAATTTCTTACCTCGACAAATGTTTCC ATAAGTTCTGTTACAAATGCATATTGCAATGGACCAAAGTTGTTGCTAGCAAGCAGTCTGACCCGTCTTCTTCCATAAAGTGTCCTTTGTGCAAG ACAGATAATTTTTCAATAATACATGGATATGATGGATGTTCGTTTCAAAAGCATTACATCAACCAGGATTCAAGGGATAG CTTTGTCTTATCAAGCGCTCACAAGTATAGGTTACAGTGCTACTATACTGAACCAG GTTTCTTAGACGACATTTTTGATGTATCACAGTATTGGAAGTCCTGCAAGTATCTGCAGCCAAACTGTTGGCTTCAAAGTTGGCTGAGAAGGGAAATCCAAGCACTTATGCAG GAAGAAGATGTTGAGATCATCATGCACCACGTACTTGGTGTGATTAAATCCGTAATGAG TCATAAGCAAAAAGGTCAGACGAAAACATTTGAAGCAAAACAAAGAGAATTTCAAGAGACAATCTCCGATGCAGCAAGGCCCTTCCTGACTACAAGAACTGACCGATTTGTAAATGAGGTGGAACTATTTCTTGCTTCAGGTTTAAACATTGAAGCATATGATGCTGTGTGCATGCAACGCTTAGGTTGGAGTGCCCGTGGAGTAACTTCCGAGACTGCTGTAGAAGGAGAACTTGCCGAGCACAGACCTGTTATCCCTTTCTTGCATATATTTGAAGACTTTGACAGCAGTGATTGA
- the LOC101299219 gene encoding TMV resistance protein N-like, protein MALSTQRASSPSLSWAEPPPRWKYDVFLSFRGQDTRWGFISHLYHQLEFCQLFKTFIDDRELEIGSEISPELLSAIEHSHLAIVVISPNYASSTWCLDELAKIIEFMEPGDKRVLPVFLNVDPSDVRHQRNSFTEAFAKHEVKFRDDPKKVERWRHALRKVANLSGWDAKNYKCERELTDVIVKSVWEKLRPTITLPNSEEKLVGMDFRLGQMGLLLALEEKDVRFIGIWGMGGVGKTTLAKLVYENIFLHFEVAEFLVDARKSHGEIVNLQKHVLFPVLKENVSQVWDEYKGTLLFRKCMSNKKVLLVVDDVDCCDFLKKLAGHKSWFGEGSRIIVTTRDERVLIENDIEISFKLSGLNDCEALELFCQNAFKKDLPEEGFSELSKCFIDYVEGLPLALKIVGSSLYNRDLETWESAWDRLKKGSNAKVFNSLKISYDALDYMEKNIFLDVAFFHRGITKARVIELLNSCDLSGRYGIDVLIEKSLVTIDLYNNVGMHGLIQDMAEEIVRQETPYSREEPGFRSRLLHRNDIFHVFTTNTGTEAIKGIRLSLSELEEADSNWNFECFSKMLKLMFLEFDNLIVSSGPKFLPNSLIILRWSWYPSKSLPACFRPNLLAELKMRNSQLVVLWDGRLDLPTLKCMDLSVSKYLKKTPDFTGMPNLENLNLDDCEGLVEVHPSIAVHKKLKRLILYGCKNVKSFPSKIEMDSLKFLNLSYCSKLKIPEFGEGMEKLAYLCMRGTATEELPSSIEHLVGLECLDIFKSKSLQSIPGTAIFKLKSLEEVYMSECPKLKKLVENTGETECLKLSMRSKLGSLFRRKSLEPSLPSPRALPSLTSLDLTHCHLSQGVIPDDIGYCFPSLHKLLLGGNDFITLPASIKCLSMLCFIDLRGCKRLQQLPDLPSNSRLGVYADDCDSLKKLSEPSQQGTSSNLDFFRLTTMNCFGLIDNEGFTIGIIWMLRRLAAQGISPDLLSFYIVCPGSRISEWFDIRNEGGSLTVELPPDRKNCKSEWMGIMFCVVFADQREPHTVECNDFLIECLSLGVGVKHIYASRKYSLRLKNLRHMMGDHLWMSFMPRGQIQDTTSCSFTFSFDAYCHSWSRWMRIPCPNCVKRCGARLLYEEDLKTLLNPPTDLMKRSLELCDSEGGRSKRRRFE, encoded by the exons ATGGCTTTGAGCACCCAAAGAGCCTCCTCCCCATCTCTTTCTTGGGCTGAACCACCTCCTCGTTGGAAATACGACGTTTTCTTGAGTTTCAGAGGTCAAGACACGCGCTGGGGTTTCATCTCCCATTTATACCACCAACTGGAGTTCTGTCAATTATTCAAGACTTTCATTGACGATCGAGAGCTTGAAATAGGATCTGAGATCTCCCCGGAGCTATTAAGCGCTATCGAACATTCTCATCTCGCCATCGTTGTTATCTCACCCAACTATGCTTCTTCCACTTGGTGCTTGGATGAGCTTGCCAAGATCATCGAGTTCATGGAACCCGGAGATAAGAGAGTTCTCCCGGTTTTCCTTAATGTGGATCCGTCCGACGTTCGACATCAAAGGAATAGCTTTACTGAAGCCTTTGCTAAGCATGAAGTGAAGTTCCGTGACGACCCCAAGAAGGTGGAGAGGTGGAGACATGCTTTGAGAAAAGTGGCCAATCTATCTGGATGGGATGCAAAGAATTATAA ATGTGAACGTGAGCTTACAGATGTCATTGTGAAGAGTGTGTGGGAAAAATTACGTCCTACGATCACATTGCCTAATTCCGAAGAAAAGTTAGTTGGAATGGATTTTAGACTTGGGCAAATGGGTTTGCTTTTAGCTCTTGAGGAAAAAGATGTTCGATTTATAGGTATATGGGGTATGGGTGGAGTGGGTAAGACCACCCTTGCTAAGCTAGTGTACGAGAACATTTTCCTTCATTTTGAAGTGGCTGAGTTTCTTGTTGATGCCAGGAAGTCTCACGGTGAAATAGTGAATCTTCAGAAACATGTTCTTTTCCCAGTCTTGAAGGAAAATGTTTCGCAAGTTTGGGATGAGTACAAAGGAACCCTTTTATTTAGGAAATGTATGTCTAATAAAAAGGTTCTCCTTGTTGTTGATGATGTTGATTGCTGTGACTTCCTAAAAAAGTTGGCCGGACATAAATCTTGGTTTGGTGAGGGGAGCAGAATCATTGTTACAACTAGAGATGAACGTGTGCTCATTGAGAATGACATAGAAATATCATTTAAGCTATCAGGGCTAAATGACTGTGAAGCTCTTGAGCTATTTTGTCAAAATGCCTTCAAAAAAGATCTGCCTGAGGAAGGATTTTCAGAGTTGTCCAAGTGTTTCATAGATTATGTGGAAGGGCTTCCCTTAGCTCTTAAAATCGTTGGAAGTTCTTTGTACAATAGAGATCTAGAGACATGGGAAAGTGCTTGGGACAGACTAAAGAAAGGCTCTAATGCAAAGGTTTTTAATTCACTCAAAATAAGTTATGATGCACTAGATTACATGGAGAAAAACATTTTTCTGGATGTTGCATTCTTCCACAGGGGGATTACGAAGGCCCGAGTTATTGAATTGCTAAATAGCTGTGACCTTAGTGGTCGTTATGGGATAGATGTTCTCATTGAGAAATCTCTAGTGACTATTGATTTGTACAACAATGTTGGGATGCATGGTTTGATACAAGATATGGCAGAGGAAATTGTTCGTCAAGAAACTCCATACTCTCGTGAAGAGCCTGGTTTTCGCAGCCGTTTGTTGCATCGTAATGACATCTTTCATGTCTTCACGACTAATACG GGAACAGAAGCAATCAAAGGCATCCGCTTGAGCCTATCAGAATTAGAAGAGGCAGATTCAAACTGGAATTTTGAATGCTTCTCTAAGATGCTCAAACTTATGTTTCTTGAATTTGATAATTTAATAGTTAGTTCAGGTCCTAAATTCCTCCCAAATTCTTTGATAATACTCAGATGGAGTTGGTATCCTTCCAAGTCTCTTCCAGCATGTTTCAGACCAAATTTACTTGCTGAACTTAAAATGCGGAATAGTCAACTTGTTGTGCTTTGGGATGGAAGACTG GACTTGCCTACATTGAAATGTATGGATCTTAGTGTCTCCAAATATTTGAAGAAGACCCCAGATTTCACAGGTATGCCGAATCTTGAGAATTTGAATCTTGATGATTGTGAGGGTTTAGTCGAGGTCCATCCATCCATTGCAGTGCACAAAAAACTTAAGCGGTTGATACTCTACGGATGCAAAAACGTTAAGAGCTTCCCAAGTAAGATTGAAATGGATTCCCTCAAGTTTCTCAACCTTTCCTACTGCTCAAAACTAAAGATTCCAGAATTTGGAGAAGGGATGGAAAAGCTGGCTTACCTGTGCATGCGCGGTACTGCTACTGAGGAACTACCTTCATCAATTGAACATCTGGTTGGTCTTGAGTGTTTGGATATATTTAAGAGCAAAAGTCTCCAGAGTATACCGGGTACAGCAATTTTTAAACTGAAGTCTCTTGAAGAGGTCTATATGTCAGAATGCCCAAAACTGAAGAAACTAGTAGAAAATACGGGGGAGACAGAGTGTTTGAAACTGTCTATGAGAAGTAAGCTTGGCTCCTTATTCAGAAGAAAGAGTCTAGAGCCTTCGTTGCCATCTCCAAGGGCTTTACCGTCTTTGACATCGTTAGATCTAACTCATTGTCATCTTAGTCAAGGAGTAATCCCCGATGATATTGGCTACTGCTTTCCATCTCTACATAAGTTGCTTCTTGGTGGAAATGATTTTATTACTCTTCCCGCAAGCATTAAATGCCTTTCTATGCTTTGTTTCATTGATTTGAGGGGGTGCAAAAGGCTTCAACAATTACCGGATCTCCCATCGAATAGTCGTTTAGGAGTTTATGCAGATGATTGTGATTCCTTAAAAAAGTTGTCAGAACCATCACAGCAGGGTACATCCTCCAATTTGGACTTCTTTCGTTTAACAACTATGAATTGCTTTGGATTGATTGACAATGAAGGCTTCACTATAGGAATAATTTGGATGCTAAGGAGATTGGCTGCTCAG GGAATCTCTCCGGACCTTCTCTCATTTTATATTGTATGTCCTGGAAGTAGAATCTCAGAGTGGTTTGATATTCGAAATGAGGGAGGCTCATTGACTGTGGAGCTGCCTCCGGATCGGAAAAATTGTAAATCAGAGTGGATGGGCATTATGTTTTGTGTTGTTTTTGCCGATCAGAGAGAACCTCACACTGTTGAGTGTAATGATTTCTTAATTGAATGTCTATCGCTTGGGGTTGGTGTTAAACACATTTATGCTTCAAGAAAGTACTCTCTGCGTCTAAAAAATCTGAGGCATATGATGGGAGATCATCTTTGGATGTCTTTTATGCCACGTGGTCAAATCCAGGATACCACAAGCTGCTCTTTTACGTTCTCATTCGACGCGTATTGTCATTCTTGGAGTCGTTGGATGCGTATTCCATGCCCGAATTGTGTGAAGAGGTGTGGAGCCCGATTGTTGTACGAGGAAGATTTGAAAACCTTACTTAATCCACCCACCGACCTCATGAAACGAAGTCTTGAATTATGCGACTCAGAGGGAGGCAGAAGCAAGAGGAGAAGGTTCGAGTAA
- the LOC101300071 gene encoding root phototropism protein 3-like codes for MVAETLDKRNQNWFVRTKVANDLIIQVGDTNFHLHKLPMVMRSGYLNRLVFQLTSIGERETGLKIRIDNLPGGSKIFELVVKFCYGWKVDLTASNVAPLYCAAHFLEMCDDFEEGNLMSKTEAFLSFLIFSSWKDTFRILKSCESISSWAKDFKITKRSSEAIAWKACTNLKAPSHEDDDMQCFSFLSNNVDSKVEGAVLDNWWFEDVSTLRVDHFIEVVQSLKCKGMRADLVGSCIAHWTVKWLSRITSGLESMIPKHMTHQYVRVTIECLIKVLPVEEKSVTCNFILHLLKIGFVTKVNSDLLSLLERRIAFMLDQCRPLDLLVRNYGDKDSVYDVNLVIRVVVAYVSIVSKSTTPKMFAVGRLVDGYLTLVAKDENLKMNTFQSLVEAMPKEARFCDDDLYRAIDMYLKAHPSLTEEERMTLCGSLEYHRLSQEARDHVAKNDRLPVKITTRFILLEQVNMTRSMTAIGSNYRRTKTEAIVRVNKGLDKGRMNSQKELNLMTKEVQTIRVQLHDLHMCKLKLQNQLKGCII; via the exons ATGGTTGCCGAAACTTTGGACAAAAGGAATCAGAATTG GTTTGTGCGGACGAAAGTTGCCAATGATTTGATCATACAAGTTGGAGATACCAACTTCCACTTGCACAAG CTCCCTATGGTCATGAGAAGTGGATACTTGAACAGACTAGTATTCCAGCTGACAAGTATTGGTGAGAGAGAAACCGGCCTCAAAATCCGTATAGACAATCTTCCAGGTGGATCCAAAATTTTTGAGTTAGTCGTCAAGTTTTGTTATGGTTGGAAGGTTGATCTAACAGCTTCCAATGTTGCTCCACTGTATTGTGCTGCACATTTCTTGGAGATGTGTGATGATTTTGAAGAAGGAAATCTCATGTCCAAAACTGAGGCATTTTTAAGTTTTTTGATATTTTCATCATGGAAAGACACTTTCCGGATTCTGAAAAGCTGTGAATCCATTTCTTCCTGGGCAAAAGACTTTAAAATCACAAAACGAAGCTCGGAAGCCATTGCTTGGAAGGCATGCACAAACCTTAAGGCGCCTAGTCATGAAGATGATGATATGCAGTGCTTTAGTTTTCTGTCAAATAATGTAGACTCAAAAGTTGAAGGTGCAGTACTTGACAATTGGTGGTTTGAAGATGTTTCAACCCTACGAGTAGATCATTTCATCGAAGTCGTTCAATCCCTAAAATGTAAAGGGATGAGAGCAGACCTTGTTGGATCATGTATAGCTCACTGGACTGTTAAATGGCTTTCAAGAATCACCTCTGGACTTGAAAGTATGATCCCCAAGCACATGACCCACCAATACGTAAGAGTTACAATCGAGTGCTTGATTAAGGTACTGCCTGTGGAAGAGAAATCTGTTACTTGCAATTTTATACTTCACCTTCTGAAGATAGGCTTCGTGACAAAAGTGAACTCTGATTTACTGAGTCTGCTTGAACGAAGAATAGCTTTCATGTTGGATCAATGTCGTCCTCTTGATCTCTTAGTTAGGAACTATGGAGATAAAGATAGTGTCTATGATGTGAATCTTGTTATAAGGGTGGTAGTGGCTTATGTTTCCATTGTTTCTAAGAGTACCACGCCAAAAATGTTTGCTGTTGGAAGGTTGGTGGATGGGTATCTTACACTGGTGGCAAAGGATGAGAACCTTAAGATGAATACTTTCCAGTCACTTGTAGAAGCAATGCCTAAAGAGGCTCGTTTTTGCGACGACGATCTCTACAGAGCCATTGACATGTACCTCAAG GCACACCCTAGCTTAACCGAAGAAGAAAGAATGACTCTATGTGGCTCCTTGGAATATCACAGACTGTCCCAAGAGGCTCGTGACCATGTAGCAAAGAATGATCGATTGCCTGTGAAGATTACGACACGATTTATTCTTCTTGAACAAGTGAACATGACAAGGTCAATGACAGCTATTGGTTCGAATTACCGAAGAACAAAGACCGAGGCAATTGTGAGAGTGAACAAAGGTTTAGATAAAGGACGGATGAATTCACAGAAGGAACTAAACTTGATGACAAAAGAGGTTCAGACAATCAGGGTGCAACTTCATGATTTGCATATGTGCAAACTAAAGCTTCAAAATCAACTGAAAGGATGTATCATATAG
- the LOC101300361 gene encoding putative pentatricopeptide repeat-containing protein At3g05240-like: MKKHYYTILSLLEKCKTMSELKQIHGVMVTSSVIKNVIPLSRVIDFCANSEAGDISYAKSVFRRIEQPSVYIWNSMIRGYSNSENPVECLVMYREMVHRGYAPDHFTFPFVLKGCCIVSDVHYGKCVHDCIMKTGFELNVYVSAGLLNMYACCADMESAQKVFDKMPKWNVVAWTSLIFGFVGNNQASEAVKVFKDMELCNVEPNEITMVNVLVACARSRDIDSGKWVHSRIRQLGFDPFGLSFDFNVILATAIVDMYAKCGSLKTARHLFDKMPDRNLVAWNSMIGAYNQYGQGDKAVDLFFDMRHAGFVPDQTTILGVIGSCAQLGALALGQSLHSCVSKTGIGTNASIVTALVDMYTKNGDAGSAQRIFENLQKKDVMAWTSMIVGLAMHGHATEALHNFRKMQEDASVIPDQITYIGVLCACSHVGLVEEGQRHFRSMVDVYGITPTVEHYGCMIDLLSRAGRFEEAVRLLEKMPIQPNIAIWGALLNGCEIYENVDLANKFKRYITELEPRFSGVLVLLSNIYARAGRWQEVKLTRELMKDRRIAKSLGCSSVEMKLLSS; encoded by the coding sequence ATGAAGAAGCACTACTATACCATTCTTTCTCTATTAGAAAAATGCAAAACCATGAGTGAACTGAAACAAATACATGGGGTGATGGTCACTAGCTCAGTCATTAAGAATGTGATCCCATTGAGTAGGGTTATTGATTTCTGTGCTAATTCTGAAGCTGGAGACATCAGCTATGCAAAGTCGGTTTTTCGACGAATTGAGCAGCCCAGTGTCTATATCTGGAACTCAATGATCAGAGGGTACTCGAATAGCGAGAACCCGGTTGAGTGTTTGGTAATGTATAGAGAAATGGTGCATAGAGGTTATGCCCCTGACCATTTTACATTTCCATTTGTGCTCAAAGGGTGTTGCATCGTCAGTGATGTTCATTATGGGAAATGTGTTCATGACTGCATAATGAAAACTGGGTTTGAGTTGAATGTGTATGTCTCTGCTGGTTTACTCAATATGTATGCTTGTTGTGCAGATATGGAATCTGCACAGAAGGTGTTTGATAAAATGCCCAAGTGGAATGTAGTTGCTTGGACTAGTCTGATTTTCGGGTTTGTTGGGAACAATCAAGCTAGTGAGGCTGTAAAGGTGTTCAAGGACATGGAACTTTGTAATGTCGAGCCTAATGAGATTACTATGGTCAATGTCTTAGTTGCTTGTGCTCGAAGTAGGGATATTGATAGTGGGAAGTGGGTTCACAGTCGTATTCGCCAACTTGGGTTTGATCCGTTCGGTTTGAGTTTTGATTTTAATGTGATTCTTGCAACTGCCATTGTAGACATGTATGCAAAATGTGGCAGCTTGAAGACAGCAAGGCATCTGTTCGACAAGATGCCTGACAGAAACTTGGTTGCCTGGAATTCCATGATCGGTGCCTACAATCAATATGGCCAGGGTGATAAAGCGGTTGATCTGTTTTTTGATATGCGGCATGCTGGGTTTGTTCCGGACCAAACTACCATATTGGGTGTGATTGGTTCTTGTGCGCAGTTGGGGGCTTTGGCATTGGGACAAAGTCTTCATTCGTGTGTATCAAAAACTGGCATAGGCACAAATGCTTCTATTGTAACTGCTTTAGTGGACATGTATACAAAAAATGGGGATGCAGGCAGTGCTCAACGAATTTTTGAGAATTTGCAGAAGAAAGATGTAATGGCATGGACTAGTATGATTGTCGGATTAGCTATGCATGGGCATGCTACAGAAGCACTGCATAATTTTAGAAAAATGCAAGAGGATGCTAGTGTTATTCCAGACCAGATCACTTATATTGGGGTTTTATGTGCGTGTAGCCATGTTGGACTTGTGGAGGAGGGTCAGAGACACTTTCGCTCAATGGTAGATGTTTATGGCATAACACCAACTGTAGAGCATTACGGCTGCATGATTGATCTTTTGAGTCGTGCAGGCCGGTTTGAAGAGGCGGTGAGACTACTGGAAAAAATGCCAATTCAACCCAATATTGCAATATGGGGAGCTCTCTTAAATGGGTGTGAGATATATGAAAATGTAGATCTAGCTAACAAATTTAAAAGATACATAACAGAGTTGGAGCCTCGTTTTAGTGGAGTTCTGGTTCTTCTTTCCAACATATATGCTAGGGCTGGAAGATGGCAAGAAGTAAAGCTGACAAGAGAATTGATGAAAGATAGGAGGATTGCTAAAAGTCTTGGATGTAGTTCAGTTGAAATGAAATTGTTAAGCTCATAA
- the LOC101299794 gene encoding alpha-galactosidase-like has product MTIDIRVLSQELASTPPRGWNSYNAISWTITEKEFLQNAEIISKKLLPHGYEYVVVDHLWYRRNVTGASADNLGFDVIDEWGRPMPDPDRWPSSKGGKGFTEMADRIHKMGLKFGINVMRGINTQAVEANTRILDPLLGNVYDHVNGKIWTAQDIGIKERTCAGMQNGFMSVNTTFQAGRFFLADLYQLYASWGVDFVRQDCVFGKDLDMNEISYASLLLRNQRPILYSVSPGIGATPMMAKSVSSVVNMYSIIGNDWDDWGDVVARFDVARDFAAANMIGANSSWPDLDMLPLGWLNDGDFNEGQHRETNLTLEEQRTMMTLWCMAKSPLMFGGDVRKLDDTTYSLLTNPTLLEINSFSSNNKEFPYMKSKGLRSWVATGRQGEIYVALFNLSSKTTTITAEKSDLAKALPGTKLTTRASCKSNEVWSRQDLGIIEHSISISVETHGTALVVLHCS; this is encoded by the exons ATGACAATTGATATCAGGGTATTGTCACAAGAACTTGCTAGCACCCCACCTAGAGGTTGGAACTCCTATAACGCAATCAGCTGGACTATTACAGAGAAAGAGTTTTTGCAAAATGCCGAAATCATCTCCAAGAAGTTACTTCCTCATGGATATGAG TATGTAGTTGTGGACCATCTGTGGTATAGGAGAAATGTGACCGGCGCTAGTGCAGACAATCTTGGGTTTGATGTAATCGATGAATGGGGGAGACCGATGCCTGATCCAGATAGGTGGCCTAGCTCCAAAGGTGGGAAAGGGTTTACTGAAATGGCAGATAGAATACATAAAATGGGTTTGAAGTTTGGAATTAATGTTATGAGAGGAATAAACACACAAGCTGTAGAAGCCAATACTCGTATCTTGGATCCTCTCTTG GGGAACGTTTACGATCATGTCAATGGAAAAATTTGGACTGCACAAGATATAGGGATCAAGGAAAGGACTTGTGCTGGGATGCAAAATGGTTTCATGAGTGTGAATACAACCTTTCAAGCAGGAAGGTTCTTCTTGGCAGATCTCTATCAACTGTATGCCAGTTGGGGTGTTGATTTTG TGAGACAAGATTGTGTGTTTGGTAAGGACTTGGATATGAATGAAATATCCTATGCATCATTG CTTTTGAGGAATCAAAGACCTATATTATATTCTGTATCTCCTGGAATTGGAGCAACACCTATGATGGCCAAAAGTGTAAGTAGTGTAGTGAACATGTACAGTATAATTGGGAATGATTGGGATGACTGGGGAGATGTTGTAGCCCGTTTTGATGTTGCCAG GGATTTTGCTGCTGCGAATATGATTGGAGCAAACAGCTCATGGCCTGACTTAGATATGCTACCACTAGGATGGCTTAATGATGGAG ATTTCAATGAAGGTCAACATAGAGAGACTAACCTCACACTAGAGGAGCAAAGAACTATG ATGACCTTGTGGTGTATGGCCAAGTCTCCTCTCATGTTTGGAGGAGATGTGAGAAAGCTTGATGATACAACGTACAGTCTCCTAACAAATCCTACCTTGCTTGAGATCAATTCTTTTAGCTCAAATAATAAGGAG TTTCCATACATGAAATCTAAAGGACTTCGCTCTTGGGTTGCAACTGGAAGACAAG GAGAAATATATGTTGCTTTATTTAATCTGAGCTCAAAGACGACTACTATAACCGCAGAAAAATCAGACTTGGCCAAGGCACTTCCTGGGACAAAATTGACTACCAGAGCTTCCTGCAAAAGCAATGAAGTATGGAGCCGACAAGACCTGGGGATTATAGAACACTCCATATCCATTTCTGTAGAAACCCATGGGACTGCACTAGTTGTCCTACATTGCAGTTAG
- the LOC101300639 gene encoding uncharacterized protein LOC101300639 has translation MAYSGTPSFGKAGQSNEADHIDPDKPIFNVAPLNSMPYIPPSTERSGARESGEQRKMEPAMVLLPSLATREERDRILETSKGVVLTGVAATGQLGPIIGKVDIGEADDSYLFRVSLPGVSRDENFSCSIEADGEVKIKGVTTTGEKTVCKNSMVFQMLTQNLAPAGYFSISFHLPGPVDFQQFTGSFETDGILEGIVKKKM, from the exons TTTTGGAAAGGCAGGTCAAAGTAACGAAGCAGATCATATTGATCCTGACAAACCCATTTTCAATGTGGCACCTTTAAATAGCATGCCGTATATTCCCCCAAGCACAGAGAGATCAGGCGCCAGAGAGTCTGGTGAACAAAGGAAAATGGAGCCAGCTATGGTGCTTCTACCTTCACTCGCAACAAGAGAAGAGCGGGATAGAATTCTGGAAACCAGCAAAGGGGTTGTATTGACTGGAGTTGCTGCAACAGGACAGCTGGGACCCATAATAGGAAAGGTCGACATTGGTGAAGCTGATGACTCGTACTTATTTCGCGTATCCCTGCCAGGTGTTTCAAGGGATGAAA ATTTTAGTTGTTCCATTGAGGCTGATGGAGAAGTGAAAATTAAAGGAGTGACTACAACAGGCGAGAAAACAGTGTGCAAGAACTCCATGGTCTTTCAGATGCTCACACAGAACCTTGCCCCAGCAGGTTACTTCTCTATCTCCTTCCACCTTCCTGGCCCAGTTGATTTCCAGCAGTTCACTGGCTCCTTTGAGACTGATGGGATTCTCGAGGGCATTGTGAAGAAGAAGATGTGA